The Cryptomeria japonica chromosome 6, Sugi_1.0, whole genome shotgun sequence genomic interval GACTAGTTGAGGATCTCCTTGATTCTTATGCTCTCAACCCTAAAGTTAAATCTCCGTGTTCAACCTCCTTGAAGACCTTCaataaggaaaaacaagaagatggTTCAAGTCAGGAAGTGTAATGAGAAGTCTAGGAAAAAAATATTCATGATGGAGTTGAAGGATAAGATGGCAAATAGGATCAAAGTTCTCCAGTTCAATTTGACGTCATGCCCACcttttattattgatattgtcattGTTATTAGATTCTCTACCCTATCTACTTCATCTGGATTATTGATTTGTTGTTGTTTTGTTTACTATGCACAATTCATTCTATGCTATTATCCCATATTACTATTCAGATATCAACAATATATCTTCATTGACTTTTGTATAAAAATTAGACCCTTTCAAAACTCTTCTTTCTCATTACATTTACTCAcaataaaataaaaactaattgACAATtgtaaaatccaaaaataaaagtCATAATAAAAGTTAAGAGGGTGATAAGAAAGCTTCATACTGCTACATCCTCCATGAACCCTAATTGAAAATGGTTTTCTCCACACCTGATTAATACATAGTTTTTCCTCGCACCAAAATACCTGCACCGGCCTCGTCGGTGTAACCCAATCACATTTGGATCAGCccaacaaaacaaagaacaattttattttaaaaaagccGTCCCAACCCAACCCTTTTCAAGTTTATACCGTTGCATTTTCAGCAGCAGATGCGTTAATCCGACTGTTGTCCTGTATGAGTTGAACTTGTGTTCTTCCCCAAATAAATTTCACAGAGTTCAGTACAGAGAACAAGCTGAGTTTCAGATTGAGCAAAAATCATGGATATGAGTAGCATATGGTACTACTGGGCAAGTGGTGCCTTGGGTATTCTTATATTTCTGACTGTGGGTATCAAAAAATGGAGATCTAAGAGGCTTCCTCCAGGGCCTTTTGCATTGCCCCTGTTGGGCCATCTTCATCTGCTGGAGCCCAATGTTCATGAATGCCTCTCAAAGATCTCTGAGAAATATGGGCCTCTCATGTCCTTCAAGTTTGGCATGAAGACATCAATTGTGGTGTCCTCCTCTTCAATGGCAAAGGAGATTCTGAAAGATAATGACCAGACCTTTGCAAACAGAAGCATTCCTGTTGTTGCCAGATGCATTGCATATGATGCATCAGATATTCTGTGGAGCCCCAGTGGACCCAGATGGCGATTGCTCAGAAAAATCTGTGTTAAGGAGCTTTTCAGCCCCAAAAGTACAGAGGCCCTGCAGCCTCTGAGAAGAGAGGAGGTGCGCAGAACAATTGGGAACATTTATAAGGACTCTGTTAAAGGGGTGAGTGTTGATGTGGGGGCAAAGGCCTTTATGACTTCACTGAATCTAATTACAAATATGATGTGGAGCACCAGTACTGAGACTGGTGAAAGGGGGATGGAATTTAAGGATCTGGTTGGGGAACTTGTTTATGTTCTGGGTGTGCCCAATGCTTCTGATCTTTTCCCCTTTCTGGAGAGAATGGATGTTCAGGGGCTTTACAGGAGGATGCAGAAGGTTTTTGTGAGATTTGATAGGCTGTTTGATAGTATTATTCAGGACAGGATGAGTGGTAAGAGCAAGGGGCAGGATTTTTTGCAGTCTTTGCTTGATCTGGTGGAAAGAGGTGTGGATGAACATGATCCTGATAGTGTGCAGCTCACCATGAAGGATGTTAAAGTATTGTTGATGGTAAGTCTTTTAAATTCTgtatgaagattttttttttagcTTTTTGAATTAAGTTTTGTAAAATTTATTTTCGTCAAGATTTGGTATCATATTGCATGATCTCTGATCAATTCTATTTTCTATGCATTTCATTGTGATGGTGGATCATACTGATGGTGGTTCATACAGTATGATCCGAAACAGTGATGGAGAAAATCTGATAGTGCTTATTTGATTacaactaattttaattttaaaattttaaattttaaattaatattcaaTACTAATTAATAAAATTTACCATCATCTCTAAACTCTTAACAGTTTCCAATCATTTTCTTATACCAGTTTCTTGCTAGTGCTTGTTTGATTACAACCATTTTCTtatcttctcggtgacctttggacttgacatatattattattatacaATATCACCTCCAGATTATTTTAATAGAGTTCCAGATTAAAATCTGCCAGCTAAAAGTGCCTGTGCGTTACGCAGAAAAAACAGTGGTTTAAGATAATAGTTGGCACACACAATTCTTTGGCCATACTGACTATATGCTTCTTTATTCTGAAGGCTTTCACATATGGATGTTTCTTTTTAAAGATTTATAGTTCTTCAAAGtgttttagtttttatttatttttataagttGTTtgtcatatattttatttttattattattactttgTATTATAGGGCTTATGAACTCAACATCATCTAGATGTCTACAACATGACTTTGaacattttttattaatattatatgtAGACTATTTATTTTAAGGATGTATAGTTTTTGAAAATGTTTTAGTTTGTATTACTTTAATATGCTGTTTACGTCatatcttttattatttttatatgtagagtttttaatagtttttttaacATGTTCATGCTCTTAGACTTTAATCCTTGCCACCACTAGTATATTGATCTTTAAAAAGATCTATCTAAACACGCTAAGAGATTTTCCTTGGAGATGTCTACTTCATTTATATATGATAAATTGATTGAAATAGATATCATAAATAAACTCTTgactttattttaaataatttaatttaattgatatcaattatatttattttatttaatatataagaTTTAATAGACAGAAGgcttccacaatccatgagatctCATTGACATTTATAGACAtaagattttttaaaattattttatttttattatatttttaagtaaaaaattatttttattaacttcaaaattattttataattgtaatatttgaaactattctttaataatttttattaacaTATACGTATTAcatttttttatattcactatagtggaatctggaggtgtccttgccgaagcaagactaatcccccagtgtgtacgacccactcacaaggtagcaacacacacaagaccatggggagcatacccacgccttaagttgtgatccacgaccgggtgagctagggccgaagccccATACCTATTACATTTTAGCTTTTATTATCATTATAATTAAGATTCTCCTCATAATTATATATTATGAACTAATATACCTATCTTTAAAAAAATTGTGTAAAACAATATATCTCAATATGAGacacctattttattttatttttatttctttacattattcttatttattttttataaaaagagTTATTTTtactatataataaaaaaatatttagaaattcTACATGTTCTCAGAGTACTAGCTTCCTGAAAATCTCTTCAAATGCCTTACAAAATAGTTAATACTTACCACCCAGAAGCTGTATCAATTGTAATGGAGTTTTTCCGGTGTATTCTTTTCTCATCTAATCTCTGGTTTGTTTGGTGTTTTCATAAGGACATGGTGACTGGATCAACAGATACAACATCCAACACAGTGGAATGGGCAATGGCAGAGCTGTTACAACAGCCAGAGATAATGCAAAG includes:
- the LOC131039727 gene encoding geraniol 8-hydroxylase, yielding MDMSSIWYYWASGALGILIFLTVGIKKWRSKRLPPGPFALPLLGHLHLLEPNVHECLSKISEKYGPLMSFKFGMKTSIVVSSSSMAKEILKDNDQTFANRSIPVVARCIAYDASDILWSPSGPRWRLLRKICVKELFSPKSTEALQPLRREEVRRTIGNIYKDSVKGVSVDVGAKAFMTSLNLITNMMWSTSTETGERGMEFKDLVGELVYVLGVPNASDLFPFLERMDVQGLYRRMQKVFVRFDRLFDSIIQDRMSGKSKGQDFLQSLLDLVERGVDEHDPDSVQLTMKDVKVLLMDMVTGSTDTTSNTVEWAMAELLQQPEIMQRAQKELEQVVGLDNIVEERHLSQLPYLDIIVKEILRLHPALPLLAPHRPEKDCEIGGYIIPKDTQVLINVWSIQRNPKAWKDPLVFDPERFADSKWDYNGRDFDYFPFGSGRRICAGLSMANRMVHYALASLLHSFDWSLPVGEKLNMAEKYGIVLRKAVPLVAIPKPRLLQPNLYD